One Maribacter dokdonensis DSW-8 genomic region harbors:
- a CDS encoding NYN domain-containing protein — protein sequence MDLNLAVLIDGDNIPSAYVKEMMEEIAKYGNPTIKRIYGDWTNPRLGKWKNVLLENAITPIQQYGYTQGKNATDSAMIIDAMDILYSGKVNGFCIVSSDSDFTRLATRLREAGMQVFGIGERKTPNPFIVACDKFIYIEILKSRSEEEAADNNKTPTEKNTVDKITPKALRFIATTIDDVADDDGWAFLGDVGSLLQKKQPNFDSRNYGFQKLTPLINSIPHFEIERREDSKGRKKLIYVKIKEKVSSKAKK from the coding sequence ATGGATTTGAATTTAGCGGTACTGATAGATGGGGATAATATACCTTCTGCCTATGTAAAAGAAATGATGGAAGAAATTGCCAAATATGGCAACCCTACCATTAAACGTATTTATGGCGATTGGACCAATCCGCGTTTGGGAAAATGGAAAAACGTACTGTTGGAGAATGCCATAACACCTATTCAACAATATGGGTATACCCAAGGTAAGAATGCAACCGATTCTGCTATGATTATCGATGCTATGGATATCTTATATTCTGGTAAGGTAAACGGATTTTGTATTGTAAGTAGTGATAGTGATTTTACAAGACTGGCAACAAGATTGCGAGAAGCAGGTATGCAGGTTTTTGGAATTGGTGAACGCAAAACACCCAATCCATTTATTGTGGCTTGCGATAAGTTCATCTATATTGAAATTCTTAAAAGTAGAAGCGAAGAAGAAGCTGCGGATAACAATAAGACCCCTACTGAAAAAAATACCGTTGATAAAATTACCCCAAAGGCATTACGCTTTATTGCCACCACTATTGACGATGTAGCCGATGATGACGGATGGGCTTTTTTAGGTGATGTTGGTAGTTTACTTCAGAAAAAGCAACCCAATTTTGATTCTCGTAATTATGGATTTCAAAAATTGACGCCTTTGATCAATTCCATCCCCCATTTTGAAATTGAAAGACGTGAAGACTCCAAAGGGCGTAAAAAATTGATTTACGTAAAAATTAAGGAGAAGGTTTCTTCAAAGGCAAAAAAGTAA
- a CDS encoding MFS transporter — protein MLYFCTSIVSMANIFQKPLIDPAKSPVFYGYVILFIGTIGIYCSIPGQTIGVSVFTDPVKDALGLSRNQFSNAYMIGTIVSSLVIGRAGVWFDTYGARYVAFFAAITLGVTLFLCSWSAIMSSYIKDLLSVDTWMVPFVLMTVLFFMLRFAGQGVLTMASRNVIMIWFDKNRGKVNSFSSVALSFGFSSSPLWVNGLIEGYGWESTWQFLAIGLLLFSIFIYTFYKISPEKHGLLPDGAKSLSTEDEKQKVVTKQFTLTEAKKERAFWMYGLTLAFNSFFITGLTFHVVSIFTHEGFAKEDAISIFLPGSVVAVTVSTIFNFLSDYLPLKLYLYLMLLGGFLASLGFLLLSTAVGVPMLIAGFGILGGFFAVLNAVAWPRFFGRAHLGSITGKIMSFLILASALAPSIFSLCLSTFGSYEMVGYLGLAFLLFLVIGSLKANNPQ, from the coding sequence ATGCTGTACTTTTGTACCAGTATAGTTTCTATGGCCAATATTTTTCAAAAACCGCTTATTGATCCAGCCAAGAGCCCTGTGTTTTATGGCTACGTTATTCTTTTCATAGGTACTATTGGGATTTATTGTAGTATACCCGGGCAAACTATTGGTGTCTCTGTCTTTACCGATCCCGTGAAAGATGCCTTGGGGCTTAGCCGTAATCAATTTAGTAATGCCTATATGATCGGTACCATTGTCAGTTCCTTGGTCATTGGTAGGGCAGGTGTTTGGTTTGATACCTATGGGGCGCGTTATGTAGCTTTCTTTGCTGCCATAACTTTGGGTGTTACTTTATTCTTGTGCTCTTGGTCTGCAATAATGAGTTCTTATATAAAAGATTTATTATCGGTAGATACTTGGATGGTGCCCTTTGTATTAATGACCGTATTGTTCTTTATGCTTCGTTTTGCGGGTCAAGGGGTTTTGACCATGGCATCTAGAAATGTAATTATGATATGGTTCGATAAAAACAGGGGTAAAGTCAATTCATTTAGTAGTGTGGCACTTTCCTTTGGGTTTTCTTCTTCACCTTTATGGGTAAATGGGCTTATTGAAGGTTATGGATGGGAAAGTACTTGGCAATTTTTAGCTATTGGGCTTTTACTGTTCAGCATATTTATTTACACTTTCTATAAAATTTCTCCAGAGAAGCATGGTCTATTGCCAGATGGTGCAAAGTCACTTTCAACTGAAGACGAAAAACAAAAAGTAGTTACAAAGCAGTTTACCCTTACCGAAGCTAAAAAGGAAAGGGCTTTTTGGATGTACGGACTTACACTTGCCTTTAACAGCTTTTTTATTACGGGACTTACCTTTCATGTGGTGTCTATTTTTACACATGAAGGTTTTGCCAAGGAAGATGCCATTTCTATTTTCTTGCCAGGATCTGTAGTAGCGGTTACCGTCTCTACTATATTCAATTTTTTAAGTGATTATCTACCTTTGAAATTGTATTTGTATTTAATGTTATTGGGTGGTTTTCTGGCTTCTTTAGGGTTTTTATTGTTGTCTACAGCTGTTGGCGTACCTATGTTAATTGCCGGTTTTGGTATCCTGGGCGGATTCTTTGCCGTTTTGAATGCCGTAGCTTGGCCAAGGTTTTTCGGGAGGGCACATTTGGGGAGCATAACCGGTAAAATAATGAGTTTTTTAATATTGGCAAGTGCCTTGGCGCCTAGTATATTTAGCCTTTGTCTATCAACCTTTGGGTCTTATGAAATGGTTGGTTATTTGGGTTTGGCATTCCTGCTCTTTCTGGTTATTGGATCCTTGAAAGCTAATAATCCGCAGTAA
- a CDS encoding NIPSNAP family protein yields MKYRFTLSIVLLFFITCGSFTSFAQEQEYYQLKTYTIKNDTQENMVDHYLKNAYLPALKRMGINNIGVFKVIPGKFTISNKIYVLIPFQSLAEFNKLEAMLAVDKTHLSAGDEYINAAHDNKPYERISSVLLRAFSDMPKMKPSTVDGPRANRVYELRSYEGPTEAMYRRKVDMFNEGGEVKLFENLGFNAVFYADVISGDKMPNLMYMTTFNNMKERDALWKDFGSSDKWKEISVLDKYQNTVSYADIHLLYPTEYSDY; encoded by the coding sequence ATGAAGTATAGGTTTACGCTATCAATCGTTTTATTGTTTTTTATCACTTGCGGCTCATTTACAAGTTTTGCACAAGAACAGGAATATTACCAACTAAAAACATATACCATAAAGAACGATACTCAAGAAAATATGGTAGACCATTACCTAAAAAATGCCTACCTACCAGCGTTAAAAAGAATGGGAATCAACAATATTGGTGTCTTTAAGGTAATACCCGGCAAGTTTACAATAAGCAATAAAATCTACGTATTAATTCCGTTTCAATCCTTGGCGGAGTTCAATAAATTAGAAGCTATGCTTGCGGTAGATAAAACCCATTTATCCGCGGGTGATGAATATATTAATGCCGCGCACGACAACAAACCTTATGAACGCATCAGCTCAGTGTTGTTACGTGCATTTTCCGATATGCCAAAAATGAAACCCAGCACGGTAGATGGTCCACGAGCAAACCGAGTATATGAACTTAGAAGTTACGAAGGACCAACAGAAGCCATGTACCGTAGAAAGGTAGATATGTTCAACGAGGGCGGCGAAGTGAAACTTTTTGAAAATTTAGGTTTTAATGCGGTTTTTTATGCCGATGTCATTTCTGGAGATAAGATGCCCAATCTCATGTATATGACAACATTTAACAACATGAAAGAAAGAGATGCTCTTTGGAAAGATTTTGGATCGTCCGATAAATGGAAGGAAATTTCTGTGTTAGACAAATACCAAAACACTGTTAGTTACGCAGATATTCACCTATTGTACCCAACAGAATATTCAGATTATTAA
- a CDS encoding OmpA family protein: protein MLTIRPYLNLLLLLALCKPFFLASQNLVLNPSFENYKECPVALGNLEKDVIHWKMPTKGTTDYFNGCSIDMGTPENFNGKQPADFGEGYVGFYMYAPNDYREYIEAQLSATLIKGERYTISFYVSLAERSDFAVKEFGIRFTELPVEVATSKVLSGLHYAQLKGEKSKELVISYSKYYSDEIKWVKLTTTYEANGTENFMVIGNFKNNRRTQKYQTKREITKGSYYYLDMVSVHNVNSEPLSDHVQLREYKLDSIHVFKDVYFNSNKAKIRGDHQLEMELLLSYLKKNSTVHIEIRGHTDDIGSDSFNQKLSVRRASEIVGYLTENGIGINRISSIGLGSSMPIATNKTEAGRFLNRRVEFVLRNPN from the coding sequence ATGTTAACTATAAGACCATATCTAAATCTTCTGCTTTTGCTTGCGCTGTGCAAACCATTTTTTTTAGCGAGTCAGAATTTGGTATTGAACCCTAGTTTTGAAAACTATAAGGAATGTCCCGTTGCATTGGGCAATTTGGAAAAAGATGTGATACATTGGAAAATGCCCACTAAAGGGACTACGGATTATTTCAATGGTTGTAGTATAGACATGGGTACTCCAGAGAATTTTAATGGTAAACAACCTGCAGATTTCGGTGAAGGCTATGTCGGATTTTATATGTACGCCCCCAATGACTATCGTGAGTATATTGAAGCACAATTAAGCGCTACGTTGATAAAAGGCGAACGCTACACAATTTCTTTTTATGTTAGCCTGGCGGAACGATCAGACTTTGCGGTCAAGGAATTTGGTATCCGTTTTACCGAGCTTCCTGTTGAAGTTGCTACGAGCAAGGTTTTGTCTGGCTTACATTATGCCCAACTAAAAGGAGAGAAATCCAAAGAGCTAGTAATATCCTATTCCAAATACTATTCCGATGAAATTAAGTGGGTGAAATTGACCACCACCTATGAAGCCAACGGAACCGAAAACTTTATGGTCATCGGTAATTTTAAAAACAATAGGCGCACACAGAAATATCAGACCAAAAGGGAAATAACAAAAGGTTCTTACTATTATTTAGATATGGTCTCTGTGCACAATGTGAACTCAGAACCGTTAAGTGATCATGTTCAATTAAGAGAATACAAGTTAGACAGTATTCATGTTTTTAAAGATGTGTATTTCAATTCTAACAAAGCTAAGATAAGAGGAGACCATCAACTGGAAATGGAACTATTGCTTTCTTATTTGAAGAAAAATTCTACTGTTCATATTGAAATACGTGGACATACCGATGATATTGGCTCTGATAGTTTTAACCAAAAATTGTCAGTAAGACGTGCAAGCGAAATCGTTGGCTATTTGACTGAAAACGGAATAGGCATAAATAGGATATCCTCCATAGGTTTGGGTAGTTCAATGCCAATAGCCACCAATAAAACGGAAGCCGGTAGATTTCTCAACCGGCGTGTAGAATTTGTACTTCGTAATCCTAATTAA
- a CDS encoding NHL repeat-containing protein — protein MKKSIFYLAILIGTLFIASCSDDDDAIVDMNPDATCDDGVMNGDETGIDCGGSMCEPCGDGMTVLGRRTDLFVTNNENGNISRYSVTGDSLVTYMTTTTAAEGIYYDATADMVYQASRSDLQLEAFADINTLIDGDAITSSFTGAADLESPRELAVNGSSFVVADNGSNKFFVYENTGSGFTLMNTVEVPFPVWGITFKGDDLYAVVDTTGDLAVYYDFLSNANSAILRPSKRVTIEGIVRTHGITYDGTDDVMVLTDIGDATDANTDGGFHVISEFSSKFDALSDGELLPIGMQVRVAGSSTLMGNPIDVAYDSETDAVYVSEIGNGKVLGFTSIGSGGDVSPSFNKDLAMASSIYFSSDETDGNTGDSSDARATRLYATSTANGDVSIYDGSGMLTKTVATGSDATEGIYYDAFNDAIIQASRSGLALEFYGSFSAVTDLANIAADFSGSAELASPREIAVFGNKVVVSSNSENKFYVYEYNGSSFSLLNTFDAGFNTWGITFMGNSLLAVVDNTSDLAVYDNFLTAFSADGAITPTKRITVDGIVRTHGIDYSEADDVLVMTDIGDAADANTDGGFQVTQDFAAKLAAINDGGSLALSEQTRVAGSLTEMGNPIDVAYDHKTKTVFIAEIGNGKVLSFSDALNASGNVAPTVSNDLASAASIYLYNN, from the coding sequence ATGAAGAAATCTATTTTTTATTTAGCAATACTTATAGGTACCCTTTTCATTGCTTCTTGCAGTGATGATGATGACGCCATCGTAGATATGAATCCAGATGCCACCTGTGATGATGGAGTAATGAACGGTGATGAAACCGGTATTGATTGTGGTGGTTCTATGTGCGAACCTTGTGGAGACGGAATGACCGTTTTAGGACGTAGAACTGATCTTTTTGTTACCAATAACGAAAACGGAAACATATCAAGATATAGCGTTACCGGAGATTCTTTGGTTACATATATGACCACAACTACGGCTGCAGAGGGTATTTATTATGATGCTACGGCCGATATGGTCTATCAGGCATCTAGAAGCGATTTGCAATTAGAAGCATTTGCGGACATTAATACATTAATTGATGGTGATGCCATTACTTCTTCCTTCACAGGAGCGGCAGATTTAGAAAGCCCAAGAGAATTAGCGGTAAACGGAAGTTCTTTTGTAGTGGCCGATAATGGGTCTAACAAATTCTTTGTATATGAAAATACAGGCAGCGGATTTACACTGATGAATACCGTTGAAGTACCGTTCCCGGTTTGGGGTATTACTTTTAAAGGTGATGATTTATACGCTGTTGTTGATACTACGGGCGACTTGGCAGTTTATTACGATTTTCTTTCTAACGCCAACTCGGCTATTTTAAGACCTTCTAAAAGAGTTACTATTGAAGGTATTGTAAGAACACACGGTATTACTTATGATGGTACGGACGATGTTATGGTATTGACCGATATTGGTGATGCTACAGATGCAAACACAGATGGTGGTTTTCATGTAATTTCAGAATTCTCATCAAAATTCGATGCATTATCAGATGGTGAATTATTACCCATAGGAATGCAGGTAAGAGTAGCGGGTTCATCAACTTTAATGGGTAACCCTATTGATGTTGCCTACGACTCTGAAACCGATGCAGTATATGTTTCTGAAATAGGAAATGGAAAAGTATTAGGATTTACCTCTATAGGTTCTGGTGGCGATGTGTCTCCGTCTTTCAACAAAGATTTGGCAATGGCTTCATCTATTTATTTCAGTAGTGATGAAACAGATGGTAACACAGGAGATTCTAGTGACGCTAGGGCAACAAGATTATATGCGACGAGTACTGCCAATGGTGATGTAAGTATTTATGACGGTTCTGGTATGCTAACTAAAACTGTTGCCACAGGATCTGATGCTACAGAAGGTATTTATTATGATGCTTTTAATGATGCTATAATACAGGCTTCAAGATCTGGCTTGGCGTTGGAGTTTTATGGTAGTTTTTCTGCTGTAACCGATCTTGCAAATATTGCTGCGGATTTTTCAGGTAGTGCGGAGTTGGCCAGCCCTAGGGAAATTGCTGTTTTTGGTAATAAGGTGGTAGTGTCAAGTAATTCGGAAAATAAGTTCTACGTATATGAATATAACGGTTCTAGTTTTAGTTTGTTGAATACTTTTGATGCCGGTTTTAACACTTGGGGAATTACTTTTATGGGCAATAGCTTATTGGCTGTAGTAGATAACACAAGTGATTTAGCTGTGTATGACAATTTCTTGACCGCTTTTTCCGCTGATGGTGCTATTACACCAACAAAAAGAATTACGGTAGACGGTATTGTAAGAACACACGGTATAGATTATAGCGAAGCTGATGATGTGTTGGTGATGACGGATATAGGAGATGCTGCAGATGCCAATACAGATGGTGGTTTTCAAGTAACCCAAGATTTTGCGGCTAAATTGGCAGCAATAAATGACGGCGGTTCATTGGCCTTGTCCGAGCAAACAAGAGTTGCCGGTTCTTTAACCGAAATGGGTAACCCAATAGATGTAGCTTACGACCACAAAACAAAAACAGTGTTCATTGCAGAGATAGGAAACGGTAAGGTACTTTCCTTCTCAGATGCTTTAAATGCTAGTGGTAATGTTGCTCCAACGGTTAGTAATGATCTTGCTTCTGCTGCATCAATTTACTTATACAACAATTAA
- a CDS encoding TonB-dependent receptor — MYNKHIFTLIFLTLGFQVTFAQEEEEKDLGTETVTVTKAYTPTVSDAFKIKSVPNMNDSIVLQKKPINYSIFSVPVASTFTPSKGTASKVEKLPPPVLYNSYASLGAGLYGNVLGEFYTSRTINRDENFDIGFNHLSSRGGINGVELNDTFYDTRLDASYAKRDRDLDWGAAIGLQHQVYNWYGIEPGVFSETVINSIDERQNYYMGEVSGHINVEDAYFKRADLKYRRFFDAVSSGENRAIFNTGFEFPMNEETFNAKVKLDYVGGTFENASVSSADNDNGISYGNLQVGINPSLTMLRDDLSLNLGVNLVYGMDLENSESNFYIYPAVTASYRLLDETVIAYGGVTGELKQNSYYDFVEGNPFVSPTLTIAPTDSQYNAYVGFKGQLLPNLSYNVKGSYTAENNKPLYTLNPRNDFRSDDKGYYYGNSFGLFYDDIKTLGIFGELNVDVNRNFTAGANIEVYDYNTETGNPAWNLPNLQASLFMDYQIGKKWYAGVNLFYVGEREDFSSTVVQNAQPSEFPATLITLDGYFDANAHVGYRYTDQWSFFIKGANLSNNDYQRWSNFQVQGIQILGGATYKFDF; from the coding sequence ATGTACAACAAACATATATTTACGCTTATATTTTTAACGCTTGGCTTTCAAGTTACCTTTGCTCAAGAAGAGGAAGAGAAAGATTTGGGTACGGAAACCGTAACGGTAACCAAAGCCTACACGCCAACCGTTTCAGATGCTTTTAAAATTAAATCGGTACCAAACATGAACGATTCTATCGTTCTTCAGAAAAAACCGATCAATTACAGCATATTTTCCGTTCCGGTAGCATCTACGTTTACGCCTTCTAAAGGAACGGCATCTAAAGTAGAAAAATTACCTCCTCCGGTATTATATAATTCATATGCTTCATTGGGCGCCGGATTGTATGGTAATGTTCTGGGCGAATTTTATACGAGTAGAACTATAAATAGAGATGAGAATTTTGATATTGGTTTCAACCATTTGTCTTCTCGTGGTGGAATCAACGGTGTAGAGCTTAACGATACCTTTTATGATACCAGGTTAGATGCATCGTATGCAAAAAGAGATAGGGATTTAGATTGGGGTGCGGCCATTGGGTTGCAACATCAAGTGTATAATTGGTACGGTATTGAACCCGGTGTGTTCAGTGAAACGGTTATTAATAGTATTGATGAACGTCAAAATTATTACATGGGCGAAGTAAGTGGTCACATAAACGTGGAAGATGCTTATTTTAAAAGGGCCGATTTAAAGTATAGAAGATTTTTTGATGCCGTAAGTTCCGGTGAAAACAGGGCAATTTTCAATACCGGATTTGAGTTTCCAATGAACGAAGAAACCTTTAATGCTAAAGTAAAGTTGGATTATGTTGGAGGTACATTTGAAAATGCCAGTGTTAGTAGTGCTGACAATGATAATGGTATTTCTTATGGCAATTTACAGGTAGGTATAAATCCGTCTTTGACCATGTTGCGTGATGATCTTTCCTTGAATTTGGGAGTAAATTTGGTCTACGGAATGGACTTGGAGAACAGTGAAAGTAATTTCTATATCTATCCGGCAGTAACGGCTTCATATAGGCTGTTAGATGAAACCGTAATTGCTTATGGTGGGGTAACAGGGGAGTTAAAACAAAACTCGTATTATGATTTTGTAGAAGGTAACCCTTTTGTTTCGCCAACGTTGACCATTGCGCCAACAGATAGCCAGTACAATGCCTATGTAGGTTTTAAAGGGCAGTTATTACCTAATTTAAGCTATAATGTTAAAGGGTCATATACCGCCGAGAACAATAAACCTTTGTATACTTTAAATCCGAGAAACGATTTTAGGTCAGATGATAAAGGATATTACTATGGTAATTCATTTGGTTTGTTTTATGATGATATAAAGACCTTGGGTATTTTTGGGGAGTTGAATGTAGATGTTAACCGTAATTTTACCGCAGGTGCAAATATTGAGGTTTACGATTATAATACGGAAACGGGCAACCCTGCATGGAACCTTCCAAATTTACAGGCTTCATTGTTTATGGATTATCAAATAGGTAAAAAATGGTATGCCGGTGTTAACTTGTTCTATGTTGGTGAGCGTGAAGATTTTTCATCCACGGTAGTACAAAATGCACAACCAAGTGAATTTCCCGCAACCCTTATTACTTTAGATGGGTATTTTGATGCCAACGCCCATGTTGGATATCGTTATACAGATCAATGGTCGTTCTTTATAAAGGGAGCCAACCTTTCAAATAACGATTATCAACGTTGGTCTAACTTTCAGGTACAAGGAATTCAAATTTTAGGAGGCGCAACCTATAAGTTCGACTTTTAA
- a CDS encoding tetratricopeptide repeat protein, giving the protein MLKQFTAFIPMVLGLVALGTAQETKIYTHEQKAFQDALALYNNEQYQAAQTIFDKVKVSTKDEETAANSAYYSANAAVRLNQMGADRLMEDFVEKYPTSTKRNSAYADVAEYYFQTGKYPYALKWYNKVDQSSLSRGEMDKFNFNYGYSLFSSRKTKEAEKYLEKVTTSQVYGSQAKYYLGYISYQQDDYETANQRFDQITDQDVLEEKLSYYQADMNFKLGKFEEAIALAKKQLPKSDRREVSELNKIIGESYFNLKQYENAIPYLTEYNGKGGKWSNTDYYYLGYAYYKGGDYANAIAQFNKIIGGTNSVAQNAYYHLAECYLKLDKKQEALNAFRNASQMDYSAEIQKDAFLNYARLSYEVGNAYEPVPQVITNYLKTYPKDEHQEEMQTLLVDSYITSKNFEGAMQLLEENKNYASKSVYQKVAYYRGIELFMEDDYNAASENFSKSLGSPEDMLFKARADYWKAESDYLSNRFDDAVKGYTAFKNNPSAQSTEMYTDVDYNLAYGYFKQKNYNEAITYFNAFTSDGNADVEKLNDGYLRLGDSYYATSKYWPAIETYNKALALTGPEKDYAFYQKAMSYGYVDRGASKIENLEEFVSKFPRSSFRDDALFELGNTYVAQGQESKGLEAYDRLISEYRASSLVPQALMRQGLVNYNASRNEAALAKFKTVVRDFPKTQEAIQAVATAKLVYVDMGQVNEYAEWVRGLDFVEVTDAELDNATFDAAQKQNLEGNVDAAIKGYKNYIQQFPTGLHAVDANFSLAQLYFGKGDKEAALQYYKYVADRSTSEYAEQALTRVCEVYISKDDYQIALPYLLKLESQANIQQNRTFARSNLMKGYYKQKNYPKTLEYADKVLSTPSIDDRIKSDAHIMIARSAIATNDEAKAKAAYVEVLKIASGATAAEALYYDAYFEHKDGAYENSNVAVQKLAKDYAAYKEWGGKGLVLMAKNYYALNDAYQATYILESVITNFTQYPEIVAEARAELTIIKSKEAKSNSSVDPN; this is encoded by the coding sequence ATGCTTAAACAATTCACCGCTTTTATTCCAATGGTATTGGGTTTGGTAGCTTTGGGCACGGCCCAAGAGACAAAGATCTATACCCATGAACAGAAAGCATTTCAAGACGCGCTAGCGCTATACAACAACGAACAATATCAAGCGGCACAAACTATTTTTGATAAGGTCAAAGTGTCAACAAAAGATGAGGAGACCGCTGCCAACAGTGCCTATTATTCTGCCAACGCGGCAGTGCGCTTAAACCAGATGGGTGCCGATAGGTTGATGGAAGATTTCGTTGAAAAATACCCTACGTCCACTAAACGTAATTCTGCTTATGCCGATGTGGCGGAGTATTATTTTCAAACAGGAAAATATCCGTACGCCTTAAAATGGTACAACAAAGTAGATCAAAGTTCTCTTTCTCGTGGAGAGATGGATAAGTTCAACTTCAATTATGGGTATTCTTTATTTTCGTCTCGCAAAACAAAAGAGGCTGAAAAATATTTGGAGAAAGTAACGACCTCTCAGGTTTACGGTTCACAGGCAAAATATTACTTAGGTTATATTTCTTATCAGCAAGATGACTATGAAACCGCAAACCAGCGTTTTGATCAAATTACGGATCAAGATGTATTAGAGGAAAAGTTGAGTTATTACCAAGCTGATATGAACTTTAAGCTGGGTAAGTTTGAAGAGGCTATTGCATTGGCAAAAAAGCAATTGCCAAAATCTGACCGACGTGAAGTATCTGAATTGAACAAGATCATTGGGGAAAGTTACTTTAACCTAAAGCAGTATGAAAACGCCATACCTTACCTTACGGAGTATAATGGTAAAGGCGGCAAATGGAGCAATACCGATTATTACTATTTGGGCTATGCCTATTATAAAGGTGGTGATTATGCGAATGCCATTGCCCAATTCAACAAAATTATTGGAGGTACCAATAGTGTTGCACAAAATGCATACTACCATTTGGCAGAATGTTATTTAAAGTTGGATAAAAAGCAGGAAGCTCTGAACGCTTTCCGTAATGCATCTCAAATGGATTACAGTGCGGAAATTCAAAAAGATGCATTCTTAAATTATGCACGTTTAAGTTATGAAGTGGGTAATGCCTATGAGCCGGTACCGCAAGTAATTACCAATTATTTGAAAACCTATCCTAAAGATGAGCATCAAGAAGAGATGCAGACCTTATTGGTGGATTCATACATTACCTCAAAGAACTTTGAAGGTGCCATGCAATTGTTGGAGGAGAATAAAAACTACGCCAGTAAATCGGTATACCAAAAAGTAGCTTATTATAGAGGTATTGAGCTTTTTATGGAAGACGATTATAATGCGGCTTCAGAGAATTTTTCCAAATCATTGGGCAGTCCGGAAGACATGTTGTTCAAGGCCCGTGCCGATTATTGGAAAGCGGAATCCGATTATTTGTCCAACCGTTTTGATGATGCGGTAAAAGGGTATACGGCATTTAAGAACAACCCGTCTGCACAAAGTACGGAAATGTATACCGATGTTGATTATAATTTGGCATACGGATATTTTAAGCAGAAAAATTATAATGAGGCCATTACCTATTTCAACGCATTTACGTCTGACGGAAATGCCGATGTAGAAAAATTAAATGATGGTTACCTACGTTTGGGCGATAGTTATTATGCGACCAGTAAATACTGGCCTGCCATAGAAACATACAATAAAGCTTTGGCTTTAACAGGACCTGAAAAAGATTATGCCTTCTACCAAAAAGCAATGAGCTATGGTTACGTGGACAGAGGTGCTAGCAAAATTGAAAACCTAGAGGAATTTGTAAGCAAATTTCCTAGATCAAGCTTTAGGGACGATGCTTTGTTTGAACTGGGTAATACGTATGTAGCCCAAGGCCAAGAGAGCAAAGGTCTAGAGGCCTATGATCGTTTGATCAGTGAGTATAGGGCTAGTTCATTGGTGCCACAGGCATTAATGAGACAAGGTTTGGTCAATTATAACGCCAGCAGAAATGAGGCTGCATTGGCTAAATTTAAAACCGTGGTTAGAGATTTCCCAAAAACGCAAGAGGCTATACAGGCGGTTGCTACGGCAAAATTGGTCTATGTGGATATGGGGCAGGTAAACGAGTATGCCGAGTGGGTACGCGGATTGGATTTTGTTGAGGTGACCGATGCCGAATTGGATAATGCTACTTTTGACGCTGCCCAAAAACAGAACTTGGAGGGTAATGTTGATGCCGCTATTAAAGGGTATAAGAATTACATTCAGCAGTTCCCAACAGGTTTACATGCCGTAGATGCCAACTTCAGTTTAGCTCAATTATATTTTGGAAAAGGAGATAAGGAAGCTGCTTTACAGTATTATAAATATGTGGCGGATAGAAGCACGAGCGAGTATGCAGAGCAGGCATTAACACGTGTATGCGAAGTTTATATCTCTAAAGACGATTACCAGATTGCATTGCCATATTTGTTAAAATTGGAGAGTCAGGCGAATATTCAGCAGAACAGAACTTTTGCGCGTTCCAATTTAATGAAAGGATATTACAAGCAAAAGAACTATCCAAAGACATTGGAATACGCGGATAAGGTATTGTCTACCCCAAGTATTGACGACAGAATAAAGAGCGATGCGCATATAATGATCGCCAGATCGGCCATTGCTACAAATGATGAGGCAAAGGCTAAAGCGGCCTATGTAGAAGTTTTAAAAATAGCTTCTGGTGCCACTGCTGCAGAAGCATTGTATTATGATGCTTATTTTGAGCATAAAGACGGTGCTTACGAAAATTCAAATGTAGCGGTTCAAAAATTGGCTAAAGATTATGCGGCGTACAAAGAATGGGGCGGTAAAGGTTTGGTGTTAATGGCTAAAAACTATTATGCCTTAAACGATGCCTACCAAGCAACCTATATCTTAGAAAGCGTAATAACCAACTTTACGCAATACCCGGAAATTGTTGCCGAGGCTAGAGCGGAATTGACCATCATAAAGTCAAAAGAGGCCAAGAGCAATTCATCTGTAGATCCTAATTAA